The following coding sequences lie in one Psychrobacter arenosus genomic window:
- a CDS encoding 2-aminoadipate transaminase, with protein MDSLYNVTDAFTMVHQVTLSKGKNAHVWNTEGKRYIDFVGGIGVLNFGHCHPKIVNAIVEQSRNLIHYAYNAAGHVPYQTLMPRLCDLIPIAGELAGMLTNCGAEATENAIKVARMKTGRVGVIAFDGGFHGRTLAAVNLNGKVAPYKRGLGPLAGSVYHIPFPSPDNGISDEQAIDALLRLFEVETDINNIGAIIMEPVQGEGGFQLMSPAFAQYLRQFCDDNGILLIMDEIQSGFGRTGTPFAFSHLGIEPDMILLGKSIAGGLPLGAVIGKASVMNGLPKGSLGGTYSGNPVACAAANATLDIMSEDAVWDSAKHYQETIAATVEQWQQEGLSPWLYGLTGIGAMRGIELRHPSHGTNPNVMTYILAEGRRQGLLLMPSGKYRHIIRLLPPLTIEPETLQEGLDILKNILASIPNELPIQ; from the coding sequence ATGGATTCGTTATATAACGTTACCGATGCATTCACAATGGTGCATCAAGTGACCCTTAGCAAAGGCAAAAATGCGCACGTTTGGAATACCGAAGGCAAGCGCTATATCGATTTCGTCGGCGGTATCGGCGTGTTAAATTTTGGCCATTGCCATCCGAAAATCGTCAACGCTATTGTCGAGCAGTCACGAAATCTTATCCACTACGCCTATAATGCGGCTGGACACGTCCCTTACCAAACCCTCATGCCCAGACTCTGCGATTTGATTCCTATCGCAGGCGAGCTGGCAGGTATGCTGACCAACTGCGGTGCAGAAGCTACTGAAAACGCGATTAAAGTCGCGCGTATGAAGACTGGCCGGGTCGGTGTCATCGCTTTTGATGGCGGCTTTCATGGCCGTACCTTGGCTGCTGTCAACCTCAACGGTAAAGTCGCCCCGTATAAACGCGGTCTGGGCCCTTTAGCGGGCAGCGTTTACCACATTCCATTCCCTAGCCCTGACAATGGCATCAGTGATGAGCAAGCCATTGACGCTTTGCTGCGCCTATTCGAAGTCGAAACCGATATTAATAATATTGGCGCTATCATCATGGAGCCGGTGCAAGGCGAGGGCGGGTTTCAATTAATGTCGCCAGCCTTTGCGCAATACCTACGTCAATTCTGTGATGACAACGGCATCTTGCTGATTATGGATGAGATTCAATCGGGCTTTGGCCGTACCGGTACGCCTTTTGCGTTCAGTCATTTGGGTATCGAGCCCGATATGATCCTACTGGGCAAAAGTATTGCCGGTGGTCTGCCGTTGGGTGCGGTGATTGGCAAGGCTAGCGTGATGAACGGCTTACCTAAAGGCAGCTTGGGCGGCACTTATTCGGGCAACCCAGTGGCTTGTGCGGCGGCGAATGCAACCCTCGATATCATGTCGGAAGACGCTGTTTGGGACTCTGCCAAACACTATCAAGAAACAATTGCAGCGACGGTTGAGCAGTGGCAACAAGAGGGTCTGAGCCCTTGGCTATATGGGTTAACAGGTATTGGTGCTATGCGTGGTATTGAGCTGCGGCATCCTTCGCACGGCACGAACCCGAATGTGATGACTTATATCTTAGCGGAAGGTCGCAGACAAGGCTTGTTATTGATGCCAAGTGGCAAATACCGCCATATTATCCGTCTCTTGCCACCATTGACGATTGAGCCTGAGACTTTGCAAGAAGGCCTCGACATCTTAAAAAATATTTTGGCATCTATCCCTAACGAGCTGCCGATTCAGTAG